A single Triticum dicoccoides isolate Atlit2015 ecotype Zavitan chromosome 2A, WEW_v2.0, whole genome shotgun sequence DNA region contains:
- the LOC119355405 gene encoding F-box protein At5g39250-like → MENGFPGEVLKAVFPLLDGKDLVFCMLVCRQWCEIAKDDYFWKCICSRKWPSICKQPPSDTNFQKLYLTFSKPRKTVHLPVPKLTFEDLVFYIDMWLEGSLIFSQAVSGCILRAGLQNTPGGIPDVLVAHLNAADCILMMEVKPKLTVPMGPAITVSVLAHRKDTNKMTCIINTSSFDYIDSNAARALAYEYLRFSPRHPFISDIRAWMSLLFLYKGTNSIEVFGIELDFCDAARSEPEILWLLDMLDWK, encoded by the coding sequence ATGGAAAATGGATTTCCTGGTGAAGTTCTGAAGGCTGTTTTCCCTCTACTGGATGGTAAAGACTTAGTCTTTTGCATGCTTGTATGCCGCCAATGGTGCGAAATTGCAAAGGATGATTACTTCTGGAAATGCATCTGCTCACGGAAATGGCCTTCCATCTGCAAACAGCCTCCTTCTGACACAAACTTCCAAAAGCTCTATTTAACGTTCTCCAAGCCACGGAAGACAGTGCACCTTCCTGTACCTAAGCTCACTTTTGAGGATCTGGTGTTTTACATTGACATGTGGCTTGAGGGATCACTAATCTTCTCTCAAGCAGTTTCAGGCTGCATTCTTCGAGCAGGTTTACAGAACACACCTGGCGGCATACCAGATGTACTTGTTGCACATCTGAATGCCGCAGACTGCATTTTGATGATGGAAGTCAAACCCAAGCTGACAGTCCCTATGGGGCCAGCCATCACCGTGTCTGTTCTTGCCCACCGCAAGGACACCAACAAGATGACTTGCATAATCAACACGTCGAGTTTTGATTACATTGACAGCAATGCAGCACGGGCGTTGGCATATGAATATCTCAGGTTTTCGCCCAGACACCCTTTCATATCAGACATCCGGGCCTGGATGTCCTTGCTTTTCCTGTATAAAGGAACAAACTCTATAGAGGTATTTGGTATTGAACTAGATTTTTGTGATGCGGCAAGGTCCGAGCCTGAGATCTTGTGGCTCTTAGACATGCTTGATTGGAAATAG
- the LOC119355406 gene encoding pentatricopeptide repeat-containing protein At4g39952, mitochondrial, with protein MPPSRPPLTPTSLGLLHRFLASSSSAPPPLPVLLRLHALAATSGLCSRPDFAAKLVSAYSSSGRPGLAALAFSASPCPDTFLWNSLLRSHHCASDFASALSAHRRMCAAGARPSRFTAPIAASAAAELAALPVGSSVHAYSVKLGLLVGDGSLAVSSSLVYMYARCGRIDDATKLFDEMGERDVITWTAVVSGCVRNDQGEKGMRYLVQMVRLAGDGGARPNSRTMESGLEACGLLGELSAGRCLHGYTVKEGIGDCALVVSALFSMYSKCDRTEDACVLFPELPEKDVVTWTSLIGAYCRRGLDREAVELFQEMVVSGLQPDEVLVSCVLSGLGNSGNVRRGKAFHAAITKRNFGDSFLVANALISMYGKLELVDAAGKVFGILHQRDAESWSLMVVLYCKAGLDVKCLELYREMHCRDHDEFLCDINSLVSTISSCSRLGQLRLGQSAHCFSIKCLLDEISVANALIGMYGRCGKFDLAYKIFGVAKVRRDVVTWNALLSSYSHLGHSNDALSLYDQMLTEGVQPNSATLITVISACANLAALEHGELIHSYVKDMGLESDVSISTSLVDMYTKCGQLGIARGIFDSMLVRDVVTWNVMIAGYGMHGDVKQALQLFSEMERGSIKPNSVTFLAILSACCHAGYVDEGRKLFIRMGKYRLEPNLKHYACMVDLLGKSGHLQEAEDMILAMPIQPDGGVWGTLLSACKMHDNFEMGLRVAKKAFASDPGNDGYYVLMSNSYGSAEKWEEIEKLRDTMKNHGVEKGVGWSAVDICV; from the coding sequence ATGCCGCCTTCTCGCCCTCCTCTCACCCCGACGAGTCTGGGCCTTCTCCACCGCTTCCTAGCCTCGTCCTCCTCGGCGCCTCCGCCGCTGCCCGTGCTCCTCCGCCTGCACGCTCTCGCTGCCACCTCAGGCCTCTGTTCCCGCCCCGACTTCGCCGCCAAGCTCGTCTCCGCctactcctcctccggccgccccggcctcgccgccctcgccTTCTCCGCCTCCCCCTGCCCGGACACCTTCCTCTGGAACTCCCTCCTCCGCTCCCACCATTGCGCCTCCGACTTTGCCTCCGCGCTCTCCGCCCACCGCCGCATGTGCGCCGCTGGCGCGCGGCCCTCCCGGTTCACCGCGCCCATCGCCGCCTCCGCGGCCGCCGAGCTCGCGGCGCTCCCGGTCGGCTCCTCCGTGCACGCCTACTCCGTCAAGCTCGGCCTTCTGGTAGGCGATGGTTCCCTCGCGGTCTCGTCGTCGCTCGTGTACATGTATGCCAGGTGCGGCCGCATTGACGACGCTACGAAGCTGTTCGACGAAATGGGTGAGAGGGACGTCATCACGTGGACCGCGGTGGTCTCTGGGTGCGTTAGGAATGACCAGGGTGAGAAGGGAATGAGATACTTGGTGCAGATGGTTAGGCTAGCGGGTGATGGCGGCGCGAGGCCAAATTCACGGACAATGGAGAGTGGGTTGGAGGCTTGCGGACTGCTAGGTGAGCTGTCTGCTGGGAGATGCTTGCACGGGTACACGGTGAAGGAAGGGATTGGAGATTGTGCGTTGGTGGTTTCCGCACTTTTCTCAATGTACTCAAAGTGCGATAGGACTGAGGATGCATGTGTTTTATTCCCGGAGTTGCCAGAAAAAGATGTGGTTACCTGGACTAGCTTGATTGGAGCCTATTGTAGGAGAGGACTTGATAGGGAGGCCGTGGAGTTGTTCCAGGAGATGGTGGTGTCTGGTCTGCAGCCAGATGAAGTTCTTGTTAGCTGTGTACTTTCAGGGTtagggaacagtggaaatgtgcgtAGGGGGAAGGCATTTCATGCAGCTATAACTAAGAGAAACTTTGGAGACAGTTTCTTGGTTGCCAATGCTTTGATTTCAATGTACGGGAAACTTGAGTTGGTAGATGCTGCAGGCAAAGTTTTTGGAATTTTGCATCAACGAGATGCAGAATCATGGAGTTTGATGGTTGTATTATACTGCAAAGCTGGACTTGATGTCAAATGCTTGGAGTTGTACCGAGAAATGCATTGCAGAGATCATGATGAATTTTTATGTGATATCAACAGCTTGGTTTCCACAATCTCTTCTTGTTCACGGCTAGGACAACTGCGGTTAGGTCAATCAGCTCATTGCTTTTCGATCAAGTGCTTGCTTGATGAAATTTCAGTTGCCAATGCATTAATTGGCATGTATGGAAGGTGTGGGAAATTTGACCTTGCATACAAAATATTTGGTGTGGCCAAAGTGAGGAGGGATGTTGTCACCTGGAATGCACTCCTATCCAGCTATTCACATCTAGGACATTCAAATGATGCCTTGTCACTATATGATCAGATGCTCACTGAAGGTGTCCAACCAAACTCTGCAACCTTGATTACTGTCATTTCAGCTTGTGCAAATTTGGCTGCACTGGAACATGGTGAACTGATACATTCTTATGTGAAAGATATGGGGTTGGAATCTGATGTATCTATTAGTACATCACTTGTTGACATGTATACTAAATGTGGGCAGCTGGGGATTGCAAGAGGAATTTTTGATTCTATGCTCGTACGGGATGTTGTTACATGGAATGTGATGATAGCAGGCTATGGGATGCATGGTGATGTGAAGCAAGCACTGCAGTTATTTAGTGAGATGGAGAGAGGAAGTATTAAGCCTAACAGTGTCACTTTTCTTGCCATTCTGTCTGCTTGCTGCCATGCAGGGTATGTTGATGAGGGCAGGAAGCTGTTCATCAGAATGGGGAAATACCGCCTTGAACCTAACCTGAAGCATTACGCATGTATGGTGGATCTCCTAGGGAAATCTGGGCATCTTCAAGAAGCAGAAGATATGATTTTGGCTATGCCAATACAACCTGATGGTGGGGTATGGGGAACTTTGCTTAGTGCCTGCAAAATGCATGACAATTTCGAGATGGGGTTAAGAGTTGCAAAGAAGGCTTTTGCTTCTGACCCAGGAAATGATGGGTACTATGTTTTAATGTCCAATTCATATGGTAGTGCTGAAAAATGGGAAGAGATAGAGAAACTGAGAGACACGATGAAGAATCATGGAGTGGAAAAAGGTGTGGGCTGGAGTGCGGTTGATATTTGCGTGTGA